One bacterium genomic window, CGACCGGCGAGGCGCAGACCGCCGCCGGCCGTCCAGGACTCGCCGTCCAGGCCGAGCCGCAGGGCTACGACCTGGAGCAGCCACAGCTCGCCGCCGAAGTGGGGATCGACGCTGAAGCCGCCGCCGCTCCAGGTGGCCGCCTCGCCGTAGTCTTCGAAGCGCAGCTCGGCATCCGCCGCCATCAGGAGCCCCGCATTCAGCCCGCTGAAGTCGCGTCGCCAGGCGAGCCCGGGCCGCAGCGAAGGCGCCACGGACTCCGAGACGCCCGTGCTCCAGGCCACGTAGGTGCCCGTCAGGTCCTGCACCTTCAGGCCGGCGCGCAGCCCGTGCCCCAGGGGCGGGCTCAGCACGCCGGCATCGAGGCCGAAGCCGAAGCTGTTGTACTCGCCCACCGACTGGTAGATCACCTTCACGCCGCCGCCCAGCGACCAGCCGCGCGCCTGCGTCGCGTAGATGCCGAGGATGCCCCACTCCTGATCGCTCACCGTGCGGAAGTAGCTGGGGTCGATGCCGGTGATGGGCAGCTCTTCCGGACCGTCGAACTCGCCGTTCCCATTGATATCGTTGAAGGGGTGGTCCCCGGTGAAGACGATGTCGTCGACTCCCAGGCGGAGCACCGAGAGCCCCAGACTCGCGCGGCGACCATAGAGGTCCAGCGTGCGATGGAAGCCGGCGTGGTCCACCTGCACGAGGCCGCCGAAGCGCTCGGCGTGCATCAGGCTGAGGCTGCTGCCGTCCATCGCGCCCAGGGCGCCCGGGTTGAAGAAGAGCGCGTTGTTGTCGTCGCCCACGGCGACGAAGGCGCCGCCCATCGCGAGCGGACGCGCGCCCGTGCCCTTGGTCAGGAAGTCGGCCGTGTACTTGGTCGCCCCGGCGCCGCCCGGCCAGGCGGCGAGGAGGGCGCCGAGCAGGAGCAGCCAGCGGAAGGGAGAAAGACGCATCGGATCACCGCATCCGTTGTGTATGGGTTGCTGCCTGTGCAGGGAGCAAGCCAGAAGGGCCTGCGACGAATGATAGGCGAGGTCAAGCCCTTGGCGCCAGGGAAAATGCGCGCTCCCGTTCAGTCCAGCCCGTACTCCTTGAGCTTGCGGTAGAGCGTGCGCTCACTGATGCCCAGCTGCCGCGCCGTGCGCCGGCGATGGCCGCGATTCTCGGCCAGCACCTGCTCGACGAGCCGGCGCTCCATCGCCTCCAGGTTGCCCGCGCTCTCCGCCCGGCTGAGGTCGCGGCCGAGGCCGAGTCCACCGCCGGCCTCTGGGCCGCGGCTGACGCTCAGCTCGTCGGCGGCGAGATCCCGCTCGAAGCGCCGCAGGATGCCCAGCACCTCCCCCACCTCCTCGCGCAGGCTGAGCAGGGTGCGGTAGAGCAGCTCGCGCTCGGCGTCCTCCGGCCGCAGGCTGAGCGGGACGGGCAGATTGCCGCGCGGCGCCTCCGCTTGGCGGACGAAGTCCGCCGGCAGATCGACCAGCCCGAGGCGGCTGCCGCGCGCCAGCACGGCCATCCGCTGCACCGTGTTGCGCAGCTCGCGGATGTTGCCGAGCCATGGCGCGTGCGTGAGGACCTCCATCAGCTCGCCGTCGAGCTCGAAGAGCGGCGTGCCTTCCTTGGCGTGCAGCTCGCGCAGGAAGTGCTCGACGAGCAGCGGCACGTCCTCCGGCCGCTCGCGCAGGGGCGGCACGCGGATCTCGATCACCTTGATCCGGTGCAGCAGATCGCGCCGGAAGCGGCCTTCGCGCACCTCGAGGTTGAGATCGCGGTTGGTGGCCGCGAGCAGGCGCACGTCCGCCGACTGCGTGCGCACGCCGGGGATGCGGATGAACTCGCCCGTCTCGAGCACGCGCAGCAGACGAATCTGGATGGCCGGGCTCAGCTCGCCGATCTCGTCGAGGAAGAGCGTGCCGCCGTCGGCGCGCTCGAAGTGGCCGGCGTGGGCCGCCGTCGCCCCCGTGAAGGCGCCGCGCTCGTGGCCGAAGAGCTCGCTCTCGAGGGTGCCTTCGGGCAGCGCGCCGCAGTTGAGGGCGAGGAAGGGCCCCTTCGCGCGCCGGCTGTAGCGGTGCAGCGTCTGGGCGATCAGCTCCTTGCCCGTGCCGCTCTCACCCGTGATCAGCACGCTGATGTCCGTCGGTGCGATGT contains:
- a CDS encoding sigma-54-dependent Fis family transcriptional regulator yields the protein MSPESPLRADGFFLVSRDPSLLAAVASWGPLEGTPVFDYPSLQAAYGALDAYQPLILLLDRRSEEGSVLGLLRKIRRRHRDLELILLESPRSERVRREERLAGVDLFLDLPLPDRDLRLLLERRLRLSRFRRDCHVIGKSEPLEQILEMILHIAPTDISVLITGESGTGKELIAQTLHRYSRRAKGPFLALNCGALPEGTLESELFGHERGAFTGATAAHAGHFERADGGTLFLDEIGELSPAIQIRLLRVLETGEFIRIPGVRTQSADVRLLAATNRDLNLEVREGRFRRDLLHRIKVIEIRVPPLRERPEDVPLLVEHFLRELHAKEGTPLFELDGELMEVLTHAPWLGNIRELRNTVQRMAVLARGSRLGLVDLPADFVRQAEAPRGNLPVPLSLRPEDAERELLYRTLLSLREEVGEVLGILRRFERDLAADELSVSRGPEAGGGLGLGRDLSRAESAGNLEAMERRLVEQVLAENRGHRRRTARQLGISERTLYRKLKEYGLD